One region of Primulina tabacum isolate GXHZ01 chromosome 1, ASM2559414v2, whole genome shotgun sequence genomic DNA includes:
- the LOC142505048 gene encoding secreted RxLR effector protein 161-like, with translation MYRGLIGFLLYLTANRPEIMFAVCLCARFQAKPMQSHFIASKRILKYLKGTTNVGLWYPKDSSLNLVGYSDADYDGYKVDRKSTSCSCQFLGKRLISWLSKKQTSIATSTTEVEYLAAGSCCAQMLWIQQQLKDYGIQATESPIFCDNTSAIAITYNPVMHSRTKYIDIRHHFIREHVMKKEIRLEYVHTDQQTEDIFKKHYQRLSSLISAICLD, from the coding sequence atgtacagagggTTAATAGGTTTTTTGCTATACTTGACTGCCAATCGACCGGAAATTATGTTTGCGGTTTGTTTATGCGCACGGTTTCAAGCTAAACCTATGCAGTCTCATTTTATTGCCTCTAAACGTatccttaaatatcttaaaggaacCACTAATGTGGGTCTTTGGTATCCCAAAGATTCAAGTCTTAATCTTGTAGGATACTCAGACGCAGATTATGATGGGTACAAGGTCGACAGAAAAAGTACGAGCTGTTCATGTCAGTTTTTAGGCAAACGGTTGATTTCGTGGCTTAGTAAGAAACAAACGTCAATAGCTACATCAACCACCGAAGTAGAATATCTTGCGgctggaagttgttgtgctcagatgctttggatacaacaacaattgAAAGATTATGGCATCCAAGCTACGGAATCACCCATTTTTTGCGATAACACCAGCGCAATAGCTATCACATACAACCCAGTTATGCACTCTCGGACAAAATatattgatatcagacatcacttcatccgAGAACACgtcatgaagaaagaaataCGGCTTGAATATGTTCATACTGATCAACAAACggaagatattttcaaaaaacattACCAGAGGCTAAGTTCTCTTATTTCCGCAATatgcttggattaa